The following are encoded together in the Thermus filiformis genome:
- a CDS encoding RluA family pseudouridine synthase: protein MVRFRKEGVRLDQAVAEALGVSRTQAQAWIQSGRVRVGERVVTKPAYRLKGEEVGVEPPLEAPPLVLPEALDLPILYLDEDVLVLNKPPGVVTHPAPGVYSGTVVNALLGRFVEEVRAERPEEVRPGIVHRLDKDTSGVLVVARHEGAARRLSEAFRDRMVFKRYLALTQGHPREGTLIAPIGRHPVDRTRMHVGGVAPRYAETAFFLLATAGPYALVEARPHTGRTHQIRVHLKHLKAPILGDGVYGKESPYIARQALHAYELRFPHPRTGRMVEVTAPVPRDMVQAWLALGGRWPEGVLLEGYTESQ from the coding sequence GTGGTGCGCTTTCGGAAGGAGGGGGTCCGCCTGGACCAGGCGGTGGCCGAGGCCCTGGGGGTGAGCCGCACCCAGGCCCAGGCCTGGATCCAGTCGGGCCGGGTCCGGGTGGGGGAGAGGGTGGTCACCAAGCCCGCTTACCGCCTCAAGGGGGAGGAGGTGGGGGTGGAGCCGCCCCTCGAGGCCCCGCCCCTGGTCCTGCCCGAGGCCCTGGACCTTCCCATCCTCTACCTGGACGAGGACGTCCTGGTCCTGAACAAGCCCCCCGGGGTGGTCACCCACCCCGCCCCTGGGGTCTACTCGGGCACGGTGGTGAACGCCCTCCTAGGCCGGTTCGTGGAGGAGGTGCGGGCGGAGCGGCCCGAGGAGGTCCGTCCCGGGATCGTCCATCGCCTGGACAAGGACACCTCGGGGGTCCTGGTGGTGGCTCGGCACGAGGGGGCGGCCCGCAGGCTCTCCGAGGCCTTCCGGGACCGGATGGTCTTCAAGCGCTACCTGGCCCTTACCCAGGGCCACCCCCGCGAGGGGACCCTGATCGCCCCCATCGGCCGCCACCCCGTGGACCGAACCCGGATGCACGTGGGGGGCGTCGCCCCCCGGTACGCCGAGACCGCCTTCTTCCTGCTGGCCACCGCGGGTCCTTACGCCCTGGTGGAGGCCCGGCCCCACACGGGCCGAACCCACCAGATCCGGGTCCACCTCAAGCACCTGAAGGCCCCCATCCTGGGGGACGGGGTCTACGGGAAGGAGAGCCCCTACATCGCCCGCCAGGCCCTTCACGCCTACGAGCTCCGCTTTCCCCACCCCCGGACCGGCCGGATGGTGGAGGTGACGGCCCCCGTGCCCCGGGACATGGTCCAGGCCTGGCTGGCCCTGGGGGGGAGGTGGCCGGAGGGGGTTTTGTTGGAGGGGTATACTGAGTCTCAATGA